ACAATGCACGTAAAGTTTAATGGAATAAGAATGATTTGTTAATCGAGTGATGATTTGTGTACATTTAATGTCCATATGAGTAATAATGAATTTAATTATCTCTTCTATTGTGTATAATACATGAGAGCCGTACACCATTCATCCAACATACTTATAAAAAGTACGTAAACTTAGGGACCATTCATGTTTTACGTCTTAATTGTTTATCAAAAATGTAgattgaaacgaaatattttaatgGAGTTAAAAtaccattgttcgattaatttcatgtcccaaaattgtataaaaatcgaTGAGAAACTAACTGTAAGATTTTCTTCctagataaaaaaaatacgaaaataacGGTATACGACGAAGTTATGATACGTGTCACGCAACAACACGTACAATGAGCATCTTCTTTAATTGCAAGCTATTTGTCAAGAAACTTTGAAACCGCTTCGTTTACCGTAGCTTCGTTCGAACAATATAGGGTCGTACATCAATGAATTAAAAAAGTATggcattctatttaaaaaaaacaagtTCACCTTCAAATTGTCTCAAAAATAGAGGGAAAAAGTATAGGCTAAATTTTCCACCTAACTCTATTTTATAAGTTCGTAAAAAACGCTACCTCAAATGTCATTTATTCTAGAGCACCTTGTACCGATAATTTTGTAGTCtaatcttttttaaattaatatgtaCAGTAAAAGTAAATATGGTAATTAATGTAAAACTGGTTTATTATTCTAGACCTAATCTTGCTATCGGCACGATACGACGTGGTTTTGGCAAATTTCCAGTAGTATTTTACGTCTGGTGCCTCATGAAAGGTTCAGCACTAGGAGTCTACCCAGCCTTTTGTTACTGGGCTAATTGTCGTGTCCAATGGCCATCGAAATGTAATTCCATCGAAATTTAATTCACTCCTGTATCGTCTAAAAATTTTAACGCGTAATCGTAACTAATTTACTTTTGCAGCATTAAAGATAAAACTTTGGGATTACTCGTGGCTAGCAGGCATCATTTTCTTTTACACTATGTTCTTCATACTTCCCGCAAGAGCCGTCATCAATGAAGACTTGCCAGTAGCGTCCAGCTTAATTATACTTATGGAACAAGTATGCCTCTTGTTACAAATACTATTgactaaataataattataaatcaaATAAATAACTTTCAGTATTTAATCATAAACAACAGATAGATCAAGAGAGAGATTTCGAATGAGTAACAATACAGAACGGTCCATTGAAAATAGATCACCTTAAAACCAGCTCTAGTAATGCTACGAAAGGAATCTATTAGGAAAAGATAAATGATTTCAAGAGGTAAACACGATATAAGAAAAAATTCGATACCAAGATcaatgttttcaaaattattgacGTTGTTAATTTTAAAATCACACAACGATATGTTGCACAGAATGTTACTTCTTTCTCGAATTATAGAGATGttacatttcaaaaattttaatggatagtAATTTCATTTCAAGTTTTTAGTTTCGTCTCCATCTAGAAGTAAGAAAATGCAGAAAAATTTGTGCTACACGATCTTTTTCGTTTGCACTGCCAAACTGTTACTTATTTTCCACTTGACAAAATCCATTAATGTTGATACGATAATAATGAAAATCTGTAAAGCATTTCAAATACAACGTACTATCATTGAATGAGCAATGATAAATAAAGCTTATGTCGATAAtttaaactgaaatatctcgataACTAACGGAAAAAATATAAGGGTATCTAAGGTCGTTGCACTCTCCTTGATCTCATCTGTCTGTGAATGATAAATAAAACGCGCCaccttaatttaaaaatatcctgATGATCATCGTATCTTTGAGAAAAATCCAATGGAAGATATTGACACAATTCGTTTCTAGTAACTACCCTATATATGATTTGCAAATTTATTATTACGATCAAAGAGTGTACCGTTTTGCATGTTGTTTAGGTCCGATTGGTGATGAAAATACATGCTTTCACGAGACACACGGCAACAAGATTCCTGTCGTACAAGCCTCATTCAGACACGCCGGCACCAATACTTCCAGATTCttcgaaatttctttatttcatgTTCGCTCCAACTTTAATCTACCAGGACAACTATCCTAGGTGAATCGTTTATTTAACATTATTACATAACATAATGAACACTTACAAAGatcgttaaaattaatattaaatcgaTCTTTTGCTCTcaaagtataataaatttacGATAGAAAATTTTAGTAACAGGTTTAAACAAAAGATTTTCGAGATATATTTATGTCCATATTTGTTTCTCTTctgataaatttctttttctgcCAATGGAAGAATTGTCATTGTATAGAGAATAAGATACTCAATTTAATTACCTAAAACAGTTTTCTTcgtaagaataaaataatttctgaaGCATTTTTCATTCTTCTACCTGTAAAGGAAAGATAACATTGTTATTGTAATTAAATAAcacatgtatatttttatagggCAAACAAAATTCGATGGAACATAGTTTTCATCAATTTCGCCGAGGTAGTGACCATCATCTTTTTCTTGGCAATTGTATACGAGCGAATATTAGAACCAACTTACAAAAATTTCGGAATACAACCAATAGAACCTGGAATGCTAGCCCTGAATATCCTCAGCTCAATATTGCCTGGAATCCTTTTATTTGTCTGCGGGTTTTACCTTCTTCTACACTCTTGGTTGAACGCCTGCGCCGAATTATTGCGATTTGCCGACAAAATGTTTTATAAAGTGAGTCGATCATTAACATTTATAACATATTCGTAAAAATAGATAAAATCACTCTTTTGCTGCTTCATCGCTTCCAATAACCTGATTCATCGTTTGAAAGTAAACGGTGTTTCGACATTTCTTTATCGTTACTTCGAGCTTAATCATATACGTCACGTGCacgatatataacaaaattgaacaaaactaTACGAGAAATACCCGTGGAACGTGTGACGAATGTTCCATAGGGTGAGTCATTGAAAGCGTTACAAAGAATCATTTCCACAGGATTTCATCACCATTACTTTCAATTGGAGCCACTCGAGTGATCCTGGGAAAAGCGAGACAAGAAAATCTtctctcgaatattcgagattGTCTCGTCTCGAATTTTGAGATTTTCGTATATTCCGGAATCTCGAATGGCTCCGCTTTCAATCCATCGGTATAACATCCCTAAGATCCGAGAATTTCGTTGACATTCTATACTGACGAAATGCCAATGAATTCGTATCGTTCTTTAAATTGTAGGACTGGTGGAATTCGAATTGCTACAGCACTTACTATCGTACCTGGAATATCGTGGTCCACGATTGGCTGTACACGTACATTTACAAGGACATGTACGAGATCGTGACACCGGGAAACAAGAACTTGTCAGTCTTCATGGTGTTCGCGATTTCAGCGATCTGCCACGAGTACCTCCTGTGCTTGACGTTCCGGTTCTTCTATCCGGTGTTGATGCTACTCTTCGGTGGTCTGGGACTCACTATGTTGTACCTACTAAAATCGGCCGGGAACGTCTTCATATGGTTCTCCTTGAGCTTGGGCAATGGAGTATTAGTCAGTTTGTATTGCATGGAATATTTCGCGAGAGTAAACTGTCCTCCTATTCGCGACGATATCTTTGATTTCGTAATACCAAGAAGCTGGATGTATATTTTCAATTGAGCGGTCAATGGTATCGTGTCACTGCTAGATGTGAATCCGTGTAACCTTTGACCCAAATGTAGAACACGGGGTTTAATAAAAGGTACATAAATGTCACGATGACTGGAACGGAAAAATTCGACTAGTATTACAACCCGATAGCTACAAAATAGGAAGGATATTATGAtgtctttaaaaatattgaagatcaaaatgaaaaaatataccaattaaacatttatttaattttcatcttcAATATTTGTAAAGATAACGGTAAAAATTGATATGTCTTTTCATTGTCATCCTCAATATTTATAAAGACGATTCATCttcaataattataaattccATTAAAAAGTTTAGgtagtatatatattttcatatatcGTATTTAATTCATTCATGATACTCATTTTTATAAGTTAGTTCCGTGTAAAACATCAACGTGATATTGTACTAGGCATGAATAAATAGATACTTGAAGTAgtaaaataaacaattgttaaccaTCTGTTTTCTTCTTCTATATTTCCTCCCATTTTCCGTTTCCTTTCGGTAATTTATAATTAgttaaaatcgaagaaacgcggATGACCGCTTCCCAAGAgacataatttttattatcaagGCTTACATATTTATCTCATGGATTCGGCGTGTTTCGAAGACACTCGTCGTCAATAAAGATAATTATATACTTTATAATCGTATGTATATAGATCTTTTCTCTATACAGGTCAATGCTTATATGTACATAGATGCACTAATACAGTTATACATTTATACACGGGTTTTCTtcataaatttgtatttctcgCATGTGTCATAAGGAAATAACGTATTCCGTGCACTGCATATAACTGTTCGAAATTTCACGCGATATCGTTTTATCTTTCGAACTTCGGTATTCTAGTACTCCAGATTATTCTTCTAAGGGAACTTACGCGTCCTAGTTCGTAAGCCGAAACAAACTTCATAATCACGAAATCGCAcgcaaattttacaaaataacatTACGTTAAAAAATATGAACATTTTGTAAAGTATCTTAAAATAGTACACAATGCAAGGTTTAATACTTTGCCTGCAAAATGTATATGGAGTGTCCTTCCTCAGGCGGCAGAAAACAGAGGAAATCGGTAATAACAGATTCAAACTTTCAAGACTAACAAACGAACCACACGAAGTGTTACGCatcgattttaataaaacttcgtaaataaatatagcaccgaaaaatatttcattcgtattCGACCGTTCGTTACGACACTCGATACTTCACGACACATTAAA
This window of the Ptiloglossa arizonensis isolate GNS036 chromosome 5, iyPtiAriz1_principal, whole genome shotgun sequence genome carries:
- the LOC143146758 gene encoding sterol O-acyltransferase 1 — encoded protein: MIDRSDGEEKMEKESVVTEQQLVDEKFSESDQQEKCKMGFNELNEIKLRNLINNELQEEMQKIKHISLEVLNNQVTDLIMKILSKNNEITLHDLKNFTESEKYCNRRKPTRDNSLPIKQFLKRNSLLTDLYEIKHIRTIYNLLVSTLILLLIHTAVYDIRSTGLPNLAIGTIRRGFGKFPVVFYVWCLMKGSALGVYPAFCYWANCRVQWPSKSLKIKLWDYSWLAGIIFFYTMFFILPARAVINEDLPVASSLIILMEQVRLVMKIHAFTRHTATRFLSYKPHSDTPAPILPDSSKFLYFMFAPTLIYQDNYPRANKIRWNIVFINFAEVVTIIFFLAIVYERILEPTYKNFGIQPIEPGMLALNILSSILPGILLFVCGFYLLLHSWLNACAELLRFADKMFYKDWWNSNCYSTYYRTWNIVVHDWLYTYIYKDMYEIVTPGNKNLSVFMVFAISAICHEYLLCLTFRFFYPVLMLLFGGLGLTMLYLLKSAGNVFIWFSLSLGNGVLVSLYCMEYFARVNCPPIRDDIFDFVIPRSWMYIFN